In the Orenia marismortui DSM 5156 genome, one interval contains:
- a CDS encoding glycosyltransferase family 2 protein, translating into MEEDEMREEPLVSIITVCYNSEKYIKDTIESVLAQDYYNIEYIIVDGKSIDGTLDIVKEYEPKFDGKMKWISEEDNGIYDAMNKGIKMASGEIIGIINSDDWYEGDIVQKVVDIYNQYKEDNLIITGSMCRVDQEGRKLFKLPKDKNNLDELIDITMPINHPATFVTQRVYDSVGVFDENFKICGDYDFIYRAYYSDTTKFIFIDDLVSYMRLGGVSGQFDNLWLHVLENYKLRKGKLNNIINSYYSVKFLLKHMLKYGIKKIINKELLLKYYKLRH; encoded by the coding sequence TTGGAGGAAGATGAAATGAGGGAAGAACCTTTAGTTTCAATAATTACTGTTTGCTATAATAGTGAAAAATATATAAAAGATACAATAGAATCTGTATTAGCTCAAGATTATTATAATATTGAATATATTATAGTTGATGGTAAATCTATAGATGGTACTTTAGATATAGTTAAAGAATATGAGCCTAAATTTGATGGCAAGATGAAATGGATATCAGAAGAAGATAATGGAATTTATGATGCAATGAATAAAGGGATTAAAATGGCTAGTGGAGAGATTATTGGGATAATAAATAGTGATGATTGGTATGAGGGAGATATTGTCCAAAAAGTTGTTGATATATACAATCAGTACAAAGAAGATAATTTGATTATAACTGGTAGTATGTGCCGTGTAGATCAAGAAGGAAGAAAGTTATTCAAATTGCCTAAAGATAAAAATAACTTAGATGAATTAATTGATATCACAATGCCTATTAATCATCCAGCTACTTTTGTGACACAAAGAGTATATGATTCGGTTGGAGTATTTGATGAAAATTTCAAGATTTGTGGAGATTATGATTTCATATATAGAGCTTATTATAGTGACACTACTAAGTTTATTTTTATAGATGATTTAGTTTCATATATGAGATTAGGTGGAGTGTCAGGTCAATTTGATAATTTATGGCTTCATGTTTTAGAAAATTATAAGTTAAGAAAAGGAAAATTAAATAATATTATAAATTCATATTATTCTGTGAAATTTTTACTCAAACATATGTTAAAGTATGGAATTAAAAAGATAATTAATAAAGAATTATTATTGAAATATTATAAACTTAGACATTAA
- a CDS encoding glycosyltransferase family 4 protein encodes MNVVHLSTSDINGGAAIAAHRLNLALREEGIDSKMLVMKKLSDEVNVDTAKKGKLEKLILSKLRRLKEKITLNKYKDRENPSLFSTGRYGIDISEHPYIKEADVIHLHWINGGYLSLKSLEKLGRLNKKIVWTMHDMWSFTGGCHYSSHCKKYQKECGDCPILETNKENDITRKVWRKKSKVFKGLDMKIIACSNWIGECARNSSLFEDREIVVISNVLDDNIFKSIDQDMAKEILNLKQNKKYICFGAMNSTSDPRKGWVYLKRTIELLNEENPVMKDDVELLVFGASHSDEIEELPFKTSFMGRIYDEYTLALIYNASDLFVAPSLEDNLPNTVNESLSCGTSVIAFDIGGMVDMIEDKRNGYLAEYKNIEDLARGIKWCLDNLKNVNLKSDKFKKKSIIKEILSMYRS; translated from the coding sequence ATGAATGTAGTTCATTTAAGTACCTCAGATATTAATGGTGGGGCAGCTATAGCAGCCCATAGGCTTAATTTGGCATTAAGAGAAGAGGGCATTGATTCTAAAATGCTAGTAATGAAAAAGTTGAGTGATGAAGTAAATGTTGATACAGCTAAAAAAGGAAAATTAGAGAAATTAATTTTGTCTAAGCTAAGAAGATTAAAAGAAAAAATAACTTTAAATAAATATAAGGATAGAGAAAATCCCAGTTTATTTTCTACAGGAAGGTATGGAATAGATATATCAGAACACCCATATATCAAAGAAGCTGATGTAATTCATTTACATTGGATAAATGGGGGATATCTATCATTAAAATCATTAGAAAAATTAGGGCGATTGAATAAAAAGATAGTATGGACTATGCATGATATGTGGTCTTTTACTGGAGGGTGTCATTATAGTAGCCACTGCAAAAAATATCAAAAAGAGTGTGGGGATTGTCCTATATTAGAGACTAATAAGGAAAATGATATAACAAGAAAGGTCTGGAGAAAAAAATCTAAGGTATTTAAAGGATTAGATATGAAAATTATAGCTTGTAGTAATTGGATTGGAGAGTGTGCAAGAAATAGTTCTTTATTTGAAGATAGAGAAATCGTAGTGATTTCTAATGTATTAGATGATAATATATTTAAATCAATAGATCAAGATATGGCAAAGGAGATTTTAAATTTAAAGCAAAATAAAAAATATATCTGCTTTGGGGCTATGAATTCAACTAGTGATCCTAGAAAAGGGTGGGTTTATTTAAAAAGAACAATTGAATTATTAAATGAAGAAAATCCAGTTATGAAAGATGATGTTGAGTTATTAGTCTTTGGTGCTAGTCATTCTGATGAGATAGAAGAACTTCCTTTTAAGACTAGTTTTATGGGAAGGATTTATGATGAATATACTCTTGCTCTAATATACAATGCTTCTGATCTATTTGTTGCTCCATCTTTAGAAGATAACTTACCTAATACAGTTAATGAAAGTTTAAGCTGTGGAACCTCTGTTATTGCATTTGACATAGGTGGTATGGTAGATATGATAGAGGATAAAAGGAATGGATATTTAGCTGAATATAAGAATATTGAAGATTTAGCAAGAGGCATAAAGTGGTGCTTAGACAATTTGAAGAATGTTAATCTAAAAAGCGATAAATTTAAAAAGAAAAGTATAATAAAAGAGATATTATCTATGTACAGAAGTTAG
- a CDS encoding lipopolysaccharide biosynthesis protein, translated as MSDKELWKGTAIYTFSNILLKAGAILFLPILTRLLSPTEYGIVGLLNPIIRMITIIFVFGLYIPQSREYSFLKNNKDKLGSYLFSVNIFLIIIGVLFYIISTSNLGFRAWEFLLDINKVGKINFKLAIIIAIVSSLNLMANKFFQIEKAYRKVSISSIISFIINILISLYLIKYYNLGVQGRIIGFMSGVLFVFCFQYFNYSRKFKLKFNYKYLKESLLIGFPMILTGIMGNIINYSDRIVLGKYLSLEIVGVYSLAYTGGMVLVVFINSYINSWTPNFYEIIQKDKNNKKLSSNLELFIGLLVVISLIGQLFGKELIYFILPNSYLDTVKYLPYIISAMLLQGFYHFLVLFLHYYKDSKYTTFSTILIGVLNLGINITFVPKYGSMVVVWSTILSFFVNVLIYFLIIRFKYKIKFSYLKLAMLYFFTLNPLIILLFKLEISLLHLLYKCIYFILILIVLNYEFSIFNKIFNILRRKKC; from the coding sequence ATGAGTGATAAAGAACTATGGAAAGGAACTGCTATATATACTTTTTCAAATATATTATTGAAAGCTGGAGCAATTTTATTTTTGCCGATATTAACCAGATTACTGAGTCCTACTGAATATGGAATAGTAGGTCTTTTAAATCCAATAATTCGAATGATAACAATAATATTTGTTTTTGGCTTATATATACCTCAGAGTAGAGAATATAGTTTTTTGAAAAATAATAAAGATAAGTTAGGTTCTTATCTATTTTCAGTAAATATATTTTTAATTATAATTGGTGTACTTTTTTATATTATTTCCACATCAAATTTAGGTTTTAGAGCATGGGAGTTTCTATTAGATATCAATAAAGTAGGAAAAATCAACTTCAAATTAGCAATTATAATTGCTATAGTTAGTAGTTTGAATTTAATGGCTAATAAATTCTTTCAAATAGAAAAAGCATACAGAAAAGTTTCAATTTCAAGTATAATTAGTTTTATTATAAATATATTAATATCTTTATATTTGATAAAATATTATAATCTTGGTGTGCAGGGTAGGATAATAGGATTTATGTCTGGGGTATTATTTGTTTTTTGTTTTCAATATTTTAATTATTCAAGAAAATTCAAATTAAAGTTTAATTATAAATATTTAAAAGAGTCTTTACTAATTGGTTTTCCGATGATATTAACTGGAATTATGGGTAATATCATAAATTATAGTGACAGGATTGTATTAGGAAAGTATCTGAGTTTAGAAATAGTTGGAGTTTATTCTCTAGCCTACACAGGTGGTATGGTACTTGTTGTTTTTATAAATTCTTATATAAATAGTTGGACCCCAAATTTTTATGAGATAATACAGAAGGATAAGAACAACAAAAAATTATCTTCTAATTTAGAATTATTCATTGGATTATTAGTAGTTATATCACTTATTGGGCAATTATTTGGAAAAGAATTAATTTATTTTATTTTACCAAATTCTTATCTGGATACTGTTAAATATTTACCATATATTATTTCTGCTATGCTTTTGCAAGGTTTTTATCATTTCCTAGTATTATTTCTTCATTATTATAAAGATAGTAAATATACCACTTTCTCAACAATTTTAATAGGAGTGTTAAATTTGGGGATAAATATTACGTTTGTTCCTAAGTATGGTTCTATGGTTGTTGTTTGGAGCACTATCTTATCCTTTTTTGTAAATGTATTAATTTATTTTTTAATTATTAGATTTAAATATAAAATTAAATTTAGTTACTTAAAATTAGCAATGCTTTATTTTTTTACTTTAAATCCACTAATTATATTGCTATTTAAATTAGAAATTTCATTATTACACTTATTATATAAATGCATTTATTTTATTTTGATATTAATAGTATTGAATTACGAATTCTCTATTTTTAATAAAATATTTAATATATTAAGGAGAAAAAAATGTTAG
- a CDS encoding glycosyltransferase family 4 protein has protein sequence MKKQSITLVGQFPPPNGGISIPVKKIYKRIKKSEEFLDVNVVDISYDNKYINKGNSIYTITGNKICLFLKTLWTIFKKKNNIVHFHVAGFGMFFLVGHFLHYVCKDKVTIITIHGGDFCLNYKNSNNLKKYLIYKLIKKFDKVITVNVEQRKFLKQKLDINSKVIPVFDTPQYNEEIVDLDLKEDILEFNNKFDKVIIFTGMMLKYYGLEVLLNTIKHLIVKEYNLGLIIVLYGRQQDNKFNQKIDKLLNELRGNTKLLNKLEQNNFYYLLNKADIFIRPTFWDGDSSALREAAYFGNQVIASDCTWRPNKVITFKNKSYKDLSEKLIKVIKNEDIGKLDNIDFDNTANILELYRTINKKQ, from the coding sequence TTGAAAAAACAAAGTATTACATTAGTTGGACAGTTTCCACCTCCTAATGGTGGGATAAGTATACCAGTTAAAAAAATTTATAAACGAATAAAAAAAAGTGAAGAATTTTTAGATGTAAATGTTGTTGACATTAGCTATGATAATAAATATATAAATAAAGGTAATTCAATATATACTATCACTGGTAATAAAATATGCTTGTTTTTAAAGACTTTATGGACAATTTTTAAGAAAAAAAATAATATAGTCCATTTCCATGTTGCTGGATTTGGAATGTTTTTTTTAGTAGGGCATTTTTTACACTATGTATGCAAAGATAAAGTTACTATTATAACTATTCATGGTGGTGATTTTTGCTTAAATTATAAGAACTCAAATAATCTGAAGAAATATTTAATTTATAAGTTAATAAAAAAATTTGACAAAGTTATTACAGTTAATGTAGAACAAAGAAAATTTTTAAAGCAAAAACTGGACATAAATTCTAAAGTTATTCCTGTATTTGATACACCACAATATAATGAAGAGATAGTAGATTTAGACTTAAAAGAAGATATATTAGAATTTAATAATAAATTTGACAAGGTTATTATTTTTACTGGTATGATGTTAAAGTATTATGGTTTGGAAGTACTATTAAATACAATTAAACATCTAATCGTAAAGGAATATAATCTGGGATTAATTATAGTTTTATATGGTAGGCAGCAAGATAATAAATTTAATCAAAAGATTGATAAGTTATTAAATGAATTAAGAGGTAATACTAAACTACTTAATAAACTAGAACAAAATAACTTTTATTATTTATTGAATAAAGCTGATATTTTTATAAGACCAACATTTTGGGATGGAGATTCATCAGCTTTAAGAGAGGCAGCTTATTTTGGAAATCAAGTTATAGCAAGTGATTGTACCTGGAGACCTAATAAAGTTATAACTTTTAAAAATAAAAGTTATAAAGATTTATCAGAAAAATTAATAAAAGTAATAAAAAATGAAGATATAGGAAAGTTAGATAACATAGATTTTGATAATACAGCTAATATTTTAGAACTATATAGAACTATAAATAAAAAGCAATAA
- a CDS encoding glycosyltransferase produces MLAPIVLFVYNRPKHTRQTIEALKRNKLASQSELFIFSDAPKSEDVNEDVQEVREYIRTITAFKNITIKEAKENKGLANSIISGITEVIRKYGKVIVLEDDLITSPNFLEYMNRALDFYEENQKIWSISAYNLPIEIPKGYNKDVYLSYRASSWGWATWKDRWKKNDWSVSDYIHFLKNKEEQKLFNRGGDDMTEMLKSQIDGKIDSWAIRWCYSQFRDNSYTIYPVKSKVQNIGNDGSGVHCGNTDISYVELDDGSSRTNFSDDLEENKIILRRFKKHYDPRTFKGKIGKLLKKIGLYESVKQVLGR; encoded by the coding sequence ATGTTAGCACCTATAGTGTTATTTGTATATAACAGACCTAAACACACAAGACAAACTATAGAAGCGTTAAAAAGAAATAAATTAGCAAGTCAAAGTGAACTTTTTATATTTTCTGATGCCCCAAAGAGTGAAGATGTAAATGAAGATGTTCAAGAAGTGAGAGAGTATATTAGAACAATAACTGCTTTTAAGAATATAACGATCAAAGAAGCTAAAGAAAATAAAGGTTTAGCTAATTCAATTATATCTGGAATAACAGAAGTAATCAGGAAATATGGTAAAGTTATTGTTTTAGAAGATGATTTGATTACATCTCCTAATTTTCTAGAATATATGAATCGAGCGCTTGATTTTTATGAAGAGAATCAAAAAATCTGGTCAATAAGTGCGTATAACTTACCCATAGAAATTCCAAAGGGCTATAATAAGGATGTTTATTTATCTTATCGAGCTTCTTCTTGGGGATGGGCAACTTGGAAAGACAGATGGAAGAAGAATGATTGGTCAGTTTCTGATTATATTCACTTCTTAAAGAATAAAGAAGAACAGAAACTCTTTAATCGTGGTGGAGATGATATGACTGAGATGCTTAAAAGCCAAATAGATGGAAAAATCGATTCTTGGGCTATCAGATGGTGCTACAGTCAGTTTAGGGATAATTCCTATACAATATATCCTGTGAAATCTAAGGTGCAGAATATTGGAAATGATGGTAGTGGAGTTCATTGTGGAAATACCGATATAAGTTATGTAGAGTTAGATGATGGTTCTAGCAGGACAAATTTTTCAGATGATTTAGAAGAAAATAAAATTATTCTAAGGAGATTTAAGAAGCATTATGATCCGAGAACCTTCAAGGGCAAAATAGGAAAATTATTAAAGAAGATTGGCTTATATGAATCGGTAAAACAGGTCTTAGGGAGATGA
- a CDS encoding NAD-dependent epimerase/dehydratase family protein: protein MAKRTVLVTGGAGFIGSHIVDKLIARGDKVIVVDNLSTGRLEYLNPLAKFYKLDIREDLSEIFKKYNIDYVIHQAAQIDVQQSIKDPSFDGNVNIIGTTNLLEYCCKYNVKKIIYASTAAVYGQPQYLGVDEEHPINPISYYGISKHTPEHYIKVFSQLYGLNYTILRYSNVYGIRQGFASEGGVISIFIDKFLSGERPIIYGDGKQTRDFIYVDDIVRANIIALEKGDNEAINISCNHQTSLNQLIMMMKSILAVDLNPIYKSAKLGDIKYNYLSNKKAKEVLGWTPNYGLSEGLEEIFAYYQSLYQAKVEIAVSRK, encoded by the coding sequence ATGGCTAAAAGAACAGTATTAGTAACGGGAGGAGCTGGATTTATCGGTTCCCATATTGTTGATAAGTTAATTGCAAGAGGGGATAAAGTTATTGTAGTAGATAATTTATCAACAGGAAGATTAGAATACTTAAATCCATTAGCAAAGTTCTATAAGTTAGATATTAGAGAGGATTTAAGTGAGATATTTAAAAAATATAATATTGATTATGTCATACATCAAGCAGCTCAGATAGATGTACAGCAATCTATTAAAGATCCAAGTTTTGATGGAAATGTCAATATTATAGGTACAACCAATTTATTAGAATATTGTTGTAAATATAATGTAAAGAAAATTATTTATGCATCTACAGCAGCTGTTTATGGACAACCCCAATACTTAGGGGTAGATGAAGAACATCCAATTAACCCAATTTCTTATTATGGGATTTCTAAACATACCCCTGAACATTATATTAAAGTATTCAGTCAACTATATGGCTTAAATTATACTATTTTGAGGTACTCTAATGTTTATGGAATTCGCCAAGGTTTTGCAAGTGAAGGTGGAGTTATTTCTATTTTTATAGATAAGTTTTTATCAGGAGAAAGGCCAATTATTTATGGTGATGGAAAACAGACTAGAGATTTTATTTATGTTGATGATATTGTAAGAGCTAATATAATAGCTTTAGAAAAAGGAGATAATGAGGCTATTAATATTAGTTGTAACCATCAAACATCACTTAATCAATTGATAATGATGATGAAATCTATCCTAGCTGTTGATTTAAACCCTATTTATAAGAGTGCTAAATTAGGGGATATCAAATATAATTATTTATCAAATAAAAAGGCTAAAGAGGTATTAGGTTGGACTCCTAATTATGGCTTATCAGAAGGGCTAGAAGAAATCTTTGCCTATTACCAAAGTCTATATCAGGCTAAAGTAGAGATAGCTGTTAGTAGAAAGTGA
- the galU gene encoding UTP--glucose-1-phosphate uridylyltransferase GalU, giving the protein MKVKKAVIPAAGLGTRFLPATKAQPKEMLPIVDKPTIQYIVEEAVESGIEDLIIVTGRHKRAIEDHFDKHLELEIALEKKGKKELLETVRDISDLINVHYVRQKEAKGLGHAILCAKTFIGDEPFAVLLGDDIVKAKKPVTKQLIEVFEEKEATVIGVQEVPDNLVHKYGIVDYSIQYGDLYRVKELIEKPNLADAPSNIAILGRYIITPEIFEILENTPRGKGNEIQLTDALQRLMGTEEVYAQIFTGKRYDIGNKLGFLEATIEFALDREDIKGDFKTYLQKLIKNQSL; this is encoded by the coding sequence ATGAAGGTGAAAAAGGCAGTAATACCTGCAGCAGGATTAGGAACTAGATTTTTACCAGCAACTAAAGCACAACCAAAAGAGATGTTACCAATAGTTGATAAGCCGACAATACAATACATTGTTGAAGAAGCTGTAGAATCAGGCATTGAGGATTTAATTATTGTCACAGGTCGTCATAAAAGAGCCATTGAAGATCATTTTGACAAGCATTTAGAATTAGAAATAGCCTTAGAGAAAAAAGGGAAAAAAGAGTTATTAGAGACTGTGAGGGATATTTCTGATTTGATTAATGTTCATTATGTAAGGCAGAAAGAGGCTAAGGGGTTGGGACATGCGATTTTATGTGCTAAAACCTTTATTGGTGATGAGCCTTTTGCAGTTTTATTAGGTGATGATATAGTTAAGGCTAAAAAGCCTGTAACTAAACAATTAATAGAAGTTTTTGAGGAGAAAGAAGCTACGGTAATTGGTGTTCAAGAGGTTCCAGACAATCTGGTACATAAGTATGGGATTGTAGATTATTCTATTCAATATGGTGATTTATATAGGGTTAAAGAGTTAATTGAAAAGCCTAACTTAGCAGATGCTCCTTCTAATATAGCAATTTTAGGTCGTTATATTATTACTCCTGAAATCTTTGAAATATTAGAAAATACTCCACGCGGCAAGGGTAACGAAATTCAACTGACTGATGCTTTACAGAGACTTATGGGCACAGAAGAGGTTTATGCACAAATATTTACTGGTAAGAGATATGATATCGGTAATAAATTAGGATTTTTAGAGGCTACTATAGAATTTGCTTTAGATAGAGAAGATATTAAAGGTGATTTTAAAACTTATCTACAAAAACTTATAAAAAATCAAAGTTTATAA
- a CDS encoding capsular polysaccharide export protein, LipB/KpsS family: MSILFLQSPYSFLFRDLAVELEKNNIDCYALTFNLGDKYLYKGIDQIDINKLIRTKRVVNIDKLELEEILAIENYYTKKKEKILNEKLTDKEKNYFYLYTKVLEEIIKEKNIKLLVMQNDTRWQHSLAIYLANKLDIDYLVFELGLFRPNTITIDSKGVNYNNSVPRKKEFYQNVDIDNRFNYKELDTDISEFKRNLIVAKYMLYYRLGDLFAQNSIENKKIKLLDYFKRFLKTYISKTSQKPRVKELPENYIFVPFQVANDSQTLVHSEFNNMMEFATVVIEAVEKYNKNNPDNRMSIVFKEHPMDVGKVNYDKFHQKYSNNKDIIFVKEAQTKELIKDSKLIITINSTVGIEALEMGKKVICLGRCFYAIEEIALQSNRIDLANDISYMLNKKLNRSLINNFLDYIKYEYQFEGNEYYYNQQQIKKISQLILERLPS, encoded by the coding sequence ATGTCTATTTTATTTCTTCAAAGTCCCTATTCATTTTTATTTAGAGATTTAGCAGTTGAATTAGAAAAGAATAATATAGATTGTTATGCTTTGACCTTTAATTTAGGGGATAAGTATTTATATAAGGGTATAGATCAAATAGATATAAATAAATTAATTAGAACTAAAAGAGTTGTTAATATTGATAAACTAGAGCTAGAGGAGATTTTAGCTATAGAAAATTATTATACTAAAAAGAAAGAAAAGATACTAAATGAGAAATTAACTGATAAAGAAAAAAACTATTTTTATCTTTATACTAAGGTACTAGAAGAGATTATAAAAGAGAAGAATATAAAGCTTCTAGTAATGCAAAATGATACTAGATGGCAACATTCTTTAGCAATTTATCTTGCGAATAAGCTGGATATAGATTATTTGGTATTTGAATTAGGGTTATTTAGGCCAAATACAATAACTATTGATTCTAAAGGGGTAAATTATAATAATTCTGTACCTAGAAAGAAAGAGTTTTATCAAAATGTAGATATAGATAATAGATTTAATTATAAAGAACTAGATACAGATATTAGTGAGTTCAAAAGAAATTTAATAGTAGCTAAATATATGCTATATTATAGACTAGGAGATTTATTTGCTCAAAATAGTATTGAAAATAAAAAAATTAAGTTACTAGATTATTTTAAAAGATTTCTTAAAACTTATATTAGTAAGACATCTCAAAAACCTAGAGTTAAAGAGCTTCCTGAAAATTATATATTTGTTCCTTTTCAAGTAGCTAATGATTCTCAAACTTTAGTCCATTCAGAGTTTAATAATATGATGGAGTTTGCTACAGTCGTTATTGAAGCTGTGGAGAAATATAACAAGAATAATCCAGACAATAGAATGTCAATAGTTTTTAAAGAGCATCCCATGGATGTAGGAAAAGTAAACTATGATAAATTTCATCAAAAATACTCTAATAATAAAGATATAATCTTTGTAAAAGAGGCTCAGACCAAAGAACTAATTAAAGATAGCAAACTAATAATTACTATAAATTCTACAGTTGGAATTGAAGCTTTGGAGATGGGGAAGAAAGTAATTTGTTTAGGGCGATGCTTTTATGCTATTGAAGAAATAGCTTTGCAATCAAACAGAATAGATCTAGCTAATGATATAAGTTATATGTTAAATAAGAAGTTAAATAGAAGCTTGATAAATAATTTTCTAGATTATATCAAATATGAGTATCAGTTTGAAGGAAATGAGTATTATTATAATCAGCAACAGATTAAAAAAATTTCACAGTTAATCTTAGAAAGATTACCTAGTTAA
- the wecB gene encoding non-hydrolyzing UDP-N-acetylglucosamine 2-epimerase, which translates to MKKIKVMSIFGTRPEAIKMAPLINKLGEEKKVESIVVVTAQHREMLDQIVDLFAIKVDYDLDIMTPGQSLSDISAKILIDLEQVLITEKPDLILVHGDTTTSFIAALAAFYHKIKIAHIEAGLRSYNKYSPYPEEINRSLTGVLADIHFTPTINNKENLLTENISEGDIFVTGNTVIDALLEVIEEDYSFEEDILNRIDFKNKKIILLTAHRRENLGEKMAEIFSAIKELVFENSSIEVVFPVHLNPKVRKLAQKILGDLKGVYLIDPLNYGDFVNLMARVYLIMTDSGGIQEEAPTLGKPVLVLREVTERLEALVAGTIKLVGTDKEKIISAVSKLIIDSAEYNRMINKNNPYGDGKASLRICDYILHCYRLKNVKKEEFSYN; encoded by the coding sequence ATGAAAAAGATTAAGGTAATGTCTATCTTTGGAACCCGCCCTGAAGCAATTAAAATGGCACCTTTAATCAATAAATTAGGAGAAGAGAAGAAGGTGGAATCGATTGTAGTAGTAACTGCTCAGCATCGGGAGATGTTAGATCAAATAGTAGATTTATTTGCTATTAAGGTCGATTATGACTTAGATATTATGACTCCAGGCCAAAGTTTATCAGATATTAGTGCAAAAATACTGATTGATTTAGAGCAAGTTTTAATTACAGAAAAACCAGATTTGATTTTAGTCCATGGAGATACTACTACAAGTTTTATAGCAGCATTAGCAGCCTTTTATCATAAAATTAAAATCGCTCATATTGAAGCAGGCCTAAGAAGCTATAATAAATATTCACCTTATCCTGAAGAGATTAATCGAAGTTTAACAGGTGTTTTAGCTGATATACATTTTACACCTACTATTAATAATAAAGAAAATCTACTAACAGAAAACATTTCGGAAGGGGATATTTTTGTAACAGGTAATACAGTAATTGATGCTTTATTAGAAGTTATAGAAGAAGATTATTCTTTTGAGGAGGACATTTTAAATAGAATTGATTTTAAGAATAAAAAGATTATTCTTTTGACAGCTCATAGGAGAGAAAACTTAGGAGAAAAGATGGCAGAAATATTTAGTGCGATTAAGGAATTAGTATTTGAAAATTCAAGTATAGAAGTAGTATTTCCAGTTCATCTAAATCCAAAGGTCAGAAAGCTTGCCCAAAAGATATTAGGTGATTTAAAGGGAGTTTATTTGATAGATCCTCTTAACTACGGAGATTTTGTTAATTTAATGGCTAGGGTATATCTGATTATGACAGATTCAGGAGGAATACAAGAAGAAGCACCTACGTTAGGAAAACCTGTTTTAGTGTTAAGAGAGGTTACTGAGCGTTTAGAAGCATTAGTAGCTGGAACTATTAAGTTAGTGGGGACAGATAAAGAGAAGATCATTAGTGCGGTGAGTAAATTAATTATTGATAGCGCTGAATATAATAGGATGATTAATAAGAACAATCCTTATGGTGATGGAAAAGCAAGCCTTAGAATATGTGACTATATACTGCACTGCTACAGACTAAAAAATGTAAAAAAAGAAGAATTTTCATATAATTAA